The following proteins come from a genomic window of Montipora capricornis isolate CH-2021 chromosome 9, ASM3666992v2, whole genome shotgun sequence:
- the LOC138016942 gene encoding uncharacterized protein, translating to MPNVETAKSFLSVLNEIHPSVSFTMELGEHGKLPFLGTEIRKCNGCLETRVYRKPTDTGLLLHYKSHVDVRYKKSLLKTMLDRAFKLSSTWKLFHLECDRLTQTFSRLQYPAQLLQSTISNFVTKKVSEEAISTRACNVNEAPVRIVLPFKDQRSANSARRQLGELGRKIGIDIHAVYTSRKIGHHIKPKEKKPPIINQQRVVYHYKCGLCDANYVGYTCRHLYQRVEEHMKGSSSIGNHIKEQHGTVPSDIYRDFKILRKCESKFDCLIYECFL from the coding sequence ATGCCCAACGTCGAAACAGCAAAATCATTCCTTTCTGTTCTGAACGAGATCCATCCATCGGTTAGCTTCACCATGGAACTTGGCGAACACGGTAAACTTCCCTTCCTGGGAACGGAGATTCGGAAATGCAATGGTTGCTTGGAGACAAGGGTATACAGAAAACCAACTGACACCGGATTATTGCTGCATTACAAGAGCCACGTCGATGTTAGATACAAGAAGTCATTGCTAAAAACAATGCTGGATCGTGCCTTTAAATTGTCATCTACCTGGAAACTGTTCCACCTGGAATGTGACCGTCTCACACAAACGTTCTCCCGACTTCAGTACCCAGCCCAACTGCTGCAATCGACCATCAGTAATTTTGTCACCAAGAAAGTTTCCGAGGAGGCAATTTCCACACGAGCATGTAACGTGAATGAAGCGCCTGTCAGAATAGTGTTACCTTTCAAAGATCAGAGATCGGCTAATTCAGCGCGAAGGCAACTTGGGGAACTGGGCCGAAAAATTGGAATTGATATTCACGCCGTGTATACAAGCCGTAAGATTGGACACCATATCAAACCGAAAGAAAAGAAGCCGCCTATCATAAACCAGCAACGCGTTGTTTACCATTACAAGTGTGGTTTGTGCGATGCAAACTATGTCGGGTATACGTGCCGACACCTCTATCAGCGCGTCGAGGAACACATGAAAGGATCGTCTTCAATCGGGAATCACATTAAAGAGCAACATGGAACAGTCCCGAGTGACATATatcgtgactttaagatcttgagaaagTGCGAAAGTAAATTCGATTGCCTCATCTACGAGTGCTTTTTATAA